TCACTCTATTAACGATACATGTGTCATATATTCGTACCACTACAATAACTTCACAGTTGTAACAATATCCTGTACTCTTCCTGATTTACAGCACCGTAACAAATAAGTCTTAGTCTTCCAGTTTTGTAGTTCACTTAGTTATCTATGATTTATCTTTACTTAGTCTTTGTTCTCCTGATTTATTGTAAACCCTACTGTAAACTGTAACTATATATAAGCATTGAATGAAAGAACAATCTTCACAGTTGTGAAAACAAATACACTGTCTTCTAAATTCTTTATGGTACCGTCGTGCTAGGttagattcgaaaccctaaaatcatACTAGGTTACATCCTACACCCTACAAACATCCAATTCTCCAAATAATGGTAGACGGTGACACCACTCCACCATCAAAATCCTCAGAAAACTCAGAGAAAAGAAAGAAGGTTGCTGATGAAAAACCTCATCTTCAACCAGATAGCCCTTACTACGTACATCCAGCTGACAATCCCACCACTATTCTTTATCAACCAGTTCTTTCAGGTGAAAACTATGGCACTTGAGTACGAGGGATGCGCAAAGCTTTGAGTGCTAAAACTAAGACAGGATATATAGATGGAAAAATCAACAAACCAACGAAATCAGCAGATATTTCTTATTGGCAGCGCTGTGATGATCTTGTTGGCAGCTGGGTCTGCAACTCTTGTGAACCAGAGATTGGTCGCAGTATCATGTATTTCGACACTACCAATGAGATGTGGATGAATCTGAAGAGTCGCTTTGCACAATCTAATGCAACCAAGCTGTATGCAATCAAGCAAGCGATCTCGAATCTGAAGCAAGAAGATAATATTGTTGCTCAATATTTCAGTCAGCTGAAAACTCTTTGAGATCAGCTAGACTCCTTCCGTCCTCCCACTCAATGCATTTGTCACGCAGGTAAGGCTCATATTGAACAAACCGATCAAGATCGTGCAATGGAATTTTTGCAGGGCCCCAAAACTCGTTTTTCAAGCTTGAGAAGTCAGCTCCTTGTCACTGAGCCATTACCTTCTGCTGCGAAGTTATACAATCTTGTTCGTCAGGAAGAGGAACAATAGGTACTCAATTCCTTGATGGTGCACAATGTGGACTCTGCAGCTTTAAATGTCGGCCGTCATGATCCTAGAAGAAATCGCTCCTTTCCAGGCAACAACAATGGTGCCAGCAGCAGCAATAACAAACGCCAGCGACCATTTTGTGATCACTGCAACAAACATGGTTATACACGGCTAATCTGTTGGAAATTGGTTGGTTATCCAAAGGATGCATCCATGTATGATTCTCGTTCTTTGGCTTCTGTTGTTGTGCCTGCTCCTGCTGCACCATCCATCACTGCTGAATAATATGCTCGCATCCTTTCTTTGCTCGATCCAACCAATGGAGACATAGCACCATCTGCCAATTTCGCAGGTATCAACTTGTCATCTATTTCTAATTCTTCTACACTTATTTGGATTGTCGATAGTGGTGCTACTCACCACAAATGCTCTTCTTTGTCATCTTTCACCACTTATACAGTGGTTGATAAACCAATTGAGGTACAATTACCAGATGGTTCATATACATCTGTGAGTCACATTGGACAGGTTGATTTATCATCTACCATTAAATTACTTGATGTTTTTCATATTCCAAGTTTCTAGTTTAACTTAATATCAGTCAGCCAATTAACCAATACAACAGAGTGTTGTGTCAAATTCTCACGAGAGTCTTGTATTTTTCAGGACCTACAAACGAACAaggagattggatggagtagAAGGATTGATGGCCTCTACCATTTTAGCCTCCGcccttctgtttttttttatcagtACAAATAAACAGTCAATGGATATGTGGCATTGCCGTTTAGGCCATCCCAATGAGGATTTTTTTTTGCTCGCAATTTTGCTTATATTGTTTCCAAATTGAATCATTCATGTATTGTTTGTCCCATGGCTAAACAAACCTGATTGAAATTTAATAAAAGTACATCTTTATCATCTCATGCTTTTCAACTTGTTCATGCTGATATTTGGGGGCCTTTCTCCATTGCTTCTCACACTGGTGCGAAATATTTTCTCACACTAGTGGATGATTATTCTCGTTATACTTGGGTTTACTTGATGCACAACAAATCTGAGACCCTCAAATGCTTGCAATATTTTTTTAACTTTGCAATCAAACAATATGGTCATAAAATTGCAACCATATCATCCGGCATAAGCCCCATGCTCATTCCACAACTCCAAACATTTCGTTCTGATAATGGTTTAGAGTTCAAGTCTAATGAACTCCAatcttggtttcatcaaaatggaATACTTCATCAGACGATTTGTGTCTACACGCCACAACAGAAAAGTGTTGTTGAACGTAAACACAGGTATTTACTAAATGTTGCTAGGGCTctccattatcaatcaaatctccCATTACGTTTCTGGGGTGAGTGTATCCTAACTGCAGCATATTTGATAAACAAAATTCCTACTCCTGTTTTGTCTCATAAAACTCCTCATGAGATTCTACTTTCCACAGTGCCGAATTACTCTAATTTTCGAGTTTTTGGTTGTCTCTGTTTTTGCCGAAACACACGTCCATCTCACAAATTTGATATGCGTGCTAAACCCGGTATTTTCGTTGGGTATCCTTATGGTCAGAAAGGTTACAAAGTTTATGATCTTGAAACAAAACTCATATATACTTCTAGAGATGTTGTTTTCTATGAATTAATGTTTCCTTTTTCTAATAAGAATCACTCTTTCACTCTGTCATCTCCTAAGCCTATTCCATCTTCTGAATATGCTTATTATGATTCCATTTTAACTCCTTCTCAGACTGATAACTATGCACAGTCATCTACTTGGTCTACACCATGTAATACTGCGCTACAAGATATCTCTAATATTGAGCATATTGATGTGACAATGCAACAACACACATCTTGTTCTGCGACACCAACTGAAAGCTCCAGTCCCGCTAATCTTTCACCTATTCCTCAATCCACATCTAGTTCTTCTACATATGCGAAATCTACACAACATTCTCTAGCCGATACTACAGTTTCATCTACTGAGTCGGATTCATCTCGATCTCCACCAGTTTCATCTCATAAAACTGCTTCTGAGTCATCTTCTTCTCCTGAGACAGTTTTGACTCCACTCGTGCAAACCTCACGACCCACTCGAACTAGAACTCAACCACCATATCTGAAAGATTATCATTGTACACTTCCCAAATGTAACACAACTTCAGCCTATCCTATGACTGATTATTTGTCCTTTGACAAATTTACACCAGCTAATAAAGCTTTTTTAGCTGCAATTGTTCTTTCGGAAGAACCAACATCTTACTCTCAAGCTAAACTATGTCCCAAATGGAGAGCAGCTATGGCCAAAGAAATTCTCGCTCTTGAAGCCAATAATACTTGGATTTTGGTTGATTTACCATCAGGAAAGACAACTATAGGTTgtaagtagatttttaaaatcaAATTCAATGCAGATGGAACTATAGAGCGATACAAAGCTCGCCTTGTTGCTAAGGGTTATACTCAGcaagaaggaattgatttttaTGATACTTTTGCGCCTGTTGCGAAACTCGTTACAATGCGAGTATTGTTATCTGTTGCATCCATCAAAGGTTGGGCCTTACATCAACTTGATGTCAATAATGCATTCCTTCAAGGAGATCTTGAAGAAGAAATCTACATGAAGCTCCCGCCTGGTCTAAACCAAAAAGGTGAGACTAAGGTTCTTAAGCTCAACAAATCATTGTACGGCCTGAAACAAGCCTCAAGACAATGGTTTGCCAAGCTTTCTTCTGTATTATTATCTGAGGGTTTTCACAAATCCTTATGtgataattctctcttcacataTCATCAAGGAAATACTTCCATTTTTGTTCTCGTATATGTGGATGACATCATCATAACTGATACTGATAATGATTTCATTACCTCTCTTAAATCACGCCTTGCATCCCATTTCTCCATCAAAGACTTGGGTAAATTGCAGTATTTTTTAGGCATAGAAGTTTCTAGATCTCCAAAAGGGATTTTTCTAACTGGTACTGTCTTCTAAATTCTTTACACTCAGTTCAGATGGCGTTTTTAGTGTCAATTCTTTGTATACTAAACTGAACTCAAATGCAGGAATCGATAATTTCCCTCATTCTTTCCTAtggaagaaaatcatacctccaAAGGTAAATTTTCTCATTTGGTGTGCGATGCATGGGAAGTTAAATACTATTTATGTTCTTGCTAGAAAGGGGGTTATTTTTGAAGGTGGCTGCATTTTATGTGGAAACGCTTTTGAAATTGCTGATCATATCTTCTTTCACTGTATAGTTGCTAATAGGATTTGGTCGCAATTAACTCCTTCAAACTGGCCATGGTCATCCAAAAAGTCTGTATGATCTCGCTTTTTGTTGGGGATTTTAACCATTTTTCGAGCACAGGTAAGCTTTATTGGTCTCTCATTTCAGCTGCAGTGGTCTGGGTACTTTGGAAAGAAAGAAACGCATGTACCTTTCATACAAAGCATACTTTCAAGACAGACTCTGACTTAGGATATGAAGTTAAGTCTTTAGTAGTTTATTGGGCTTCTGCGTTTGGTTTTCAAGCGTACCTGAACTTCTCTTTTACTGTCCAAAATTGGGACAATCTTTTTATGTAAATTTTACATTTTCTACTTTTGCTTCTGCTACCCCTTGTAGCTTTCATTGTAAATTCTTTCTTCTAATAATATCTCTCTTTCAATTAAAAAAGAAGAGTTCTTAGTTTTACTTTCCACTAAAGGTTTCAGAAATTACACCGTACTAATCAATAGGTAAAAATCGTACATCAAATAAACAGATCTGCACTATGAGCTGAAGTTTAATTTGGTTTTCAATTGCATTTTCGTACACATCTTGTGTATATAAATAGTGGCACAAGCAACATAACTTTCGCAGAACTCAAAAACATTTCTTTCTACACTAAATCACAAAGAAAGAAAAGCCATGGCTGCTGCTAAGTTTAGTATCAAAACAACATCATCATTCTTCCTAGTTCTCTGTTTATCTACGATCATATTTTTTACTTTGTCATGCTTTTCTTCTGATCCCGACCCGCTACAAGACTTTTGTGTTGCTGACTTAAAATCCACCACAACCGTTGTGAATGGCTTTCCTTGCAAGCCGGTATCTCAAGTTACATCAAATGATTTCTTTTACAGTGGCTTGATGAATGGATCGAGCACAGCGAATCCCTTAGGCATTGGAATTAGTCCCGCTGATGTTAACAACTTTCCTGGGGTAAACACCCTTGGACTTGCGGCAGCACGAGTTGACTTCGCAGCTGGTGGGTATATTCCACTTCATTCACACCCTCGAGCAAGTGAAATTATATACATCATCAGTGGGGAAATCCATATTGGGTTCGTAAGTACTACCAACGTTTTCTACTCAAAGGTTCTGAAGTCTGGGGAGTTATCGATTATTCCCAGAGGACTTGTGCACTCTGTTTCCAACGCTGGACAGGGAAAGGCTGTTATGATAGCTACTTTCAATAGTCAACAACCCGGATTTGCACAAATTCCTAGTAACCTCTTTGCTTCTAACCCAACAATCCCCAATGAGATTTTGGCTAAGAACTTCCAAGTTGATGTGAACGTCATCGCTATCATAAAGTCAAAGTTTGGCAACTTAATAAACTAGCATAATGTGGTTCTTCCTTGCGACTTGTAAGCAATATCGTATCTGTATCTCTGTAACTCTAAGTTTGTAATAAGGGACTGACAGATCGTCCCCTTGCTTTATTAATGAAGTATGTTTCCTAAAATTAGTTTCCTTAAATCTtatgattgtatgcatcatacaGTGAATTTTTCATGACCATATTGAGATAATAAGATGCTATATACGATAATTCGTTTATCAAGATCTTGTTATTGCTGAGATGTGTGTACGAGAAGATGCTACCAAAAGACCTATTATAACACATGTCGTGACTACTCTTTCGCATGTACGTATGTCTCGCAAGCTTAAGGAGAAGCATGATGTACAATCGAAGCTGATCGGTTAACTCGTTGGTCCATGACTCAGAGATTACAAGCAGTTTCGTCGTAAATTATGCAGTGAAGATTATAGCTAGTGGTTATAAACAATGAATTGATCCATTCAACCTAATTTTCCTGTGGGTATATCTATCAATCAAAACAtgctgaacactttcagtgaatCCTCCTGAGAGTATAAACATGCTGAACACTTTCATTGAAATGTTGATATCATATATGGCTATTCAGCCGGAATCCACCACGGGCTCCAACCATGATTAAGGGGTTAGAATATTGGTGTCACATCGTGGGGAAGACGGTGGGGTTATGTATAGTTCGTAGTCTCATAGACCCAGCTGCACGCTCCCAGAACTTCCTCGTATACCACCTAAATATCAACGGATACTTTCCAgcgtaaaagaaaaagaagacaaaatGATGAGCAAAGTCAACAAAAGAATACAATGCTTATAATAAAACAAAAGAGTACAGTTATTTGACAAAAACACCCCCACATACTCTATAATGCCGGCCGGCATGTCCCGGTCGATAGTGATTGTCCCTGGACCGGTTCCGCCAAAAAGTATTGacatttttgtgttaaagatgatgGGTAAAAGATGCAAGTCGTAATCATACGAGAACCTAATTGTAGCTCGTCTTAAGAAATTTTAAGATGTCTCCTCGAAGAATCGGGGAAACTAGGTTAATTtagactagatttgtgcccgtgctatgcaccgggcaaatttatttttagtttcgtGTGTGTGGGGCTTCGTCCACCGTGTAGTGATGGATTTTTGGATTGGTGCGCGGGGCGATttggagatgtatttttgatttgttgtgtcgggaaaatacattaaatagctgcaaaataaatacatattttatttatttttttcttttaatttgctGTGCTAGGGGCTTCGCCCCCCCCGTGACAATGCATTTTCGATTTGGTGTGTGCGGGACTTTGCCCCGTCCTGtgaagatgtatttttgatttggtgtggcggggaaaatacattaaataggtgaagGATATgtgtaaattttatttatttttttcttttattttcgcagaaaatatatGAATTTTTTTCCACTTTATATATGAATTTAATAATCCTATTCAACCCACTAAGTCAAACCCACGGTAAAACCCATTTTTTAGGTGGCAATGACGTGGCTTGACTATTCTCTTTTCtgtgttttcttttcttcttcggtTTTTGATGTTAGTGTCCACAATAGAAAAACTGAGGAAAAAACCTGTGCTATGGCTCCCCCGCCATGAAGAACTGCTAAAGAAAAACTTAAAACCATTAAGAAATAAGAAGAACGGCCATTAGGTAATTTGTATACAATCCcttctcaaaataaaaaaaacatgatGATCTTGTTATTTACAAATCTTTAAAAGCATAAAAAGTTATGAGGGTTTATAAATCTTAATCTTGTTTCTGGCTACCGAAGACTGTTTGGGTACAAAAGCTTCTGAAACCATGCAATCTGATATTTTTCCACTTTCATTATGCTTTGTAGTGAACATACAActtcattttgtatatatatcatgGGTTGTATTATACTCGAGAAGAGTGAGCATAGGAAGAATGTAAAATTTGATTACTGTGTGACTAAATATAGCTAATTTTATATATTATGATATGAGAAAAAATCAATATACAAGTACCAAAGAATACCCTCTCGAAAACTAACAAATTAAcaatacataaaaaatacactCCAGAAAAATGGAATTGCGTGCAGTTTTCCGGCTAAAAAAACCTTGTTAATCTGTATGGACTTCTCTGGTCATAGTCTTGATACATTATGTATACATTTGTTCCTACAACATTCTGCATTGTCATAGTCTTGATCGCATCTCCAACTGGTGTGCTCGAATTAGCATATGCAACTTTGTCACTCAAGCTCAGGTTGAGAACCTTCCACCTCATCTTTGTAGTAGTCGTTATGGATCAGCAATGGAACTTGCAGTATCCCTTCAACTGTGGTTGATTGCTGCTAGATTATCAATTCGTTTCTCGACTTCACCATGACAATAGTGCCCCCTTTCTGTAACCAGCTTGCAGTAACATCTTTACTTGAGATTGCTTCCGCAGTGTAGGAATGCATG
This genomic interval from Papaver somniferum cultivar HN1 unplaced genomic scaffold, ASM357369v1 unplaced-scaffold_107, whole genome shotgun sequence contains the following:
- the LOC113328424 gene encoding germin-like protein subfamily T member 2, which gives rise to MAAAKFSIKTTSSFFLVLCLSTIIFFTLSCFSSDPDPLQDFCVADLKSTTTVVNGFPCKPVSQVTSNDFFYSGLMNGSSTANPLGIGISPADVNNFPGVNTLGLAAARVDFAAGGYIPLHSHPRASEIIYIISGEIHIGFVSTTNVFYSKVLKSGELSIIPRGLVHSVSNAGQGKAVMIATFNSQQPGFAQIPSNLFASNPTIPNEILAKNFQVDVNVIAIIKSKFGNLIN